In Bacillus sp. NP247, one DNA window encodes the following:
- a CDS encoding S66 peptidase family protein — protein MLPTKLKKGDEIRIISPSCSLSIVSNTNRELAIKKLTDMGFQVTFSKYADEIDQFASSSISSRVQDFHEAFKDPNVKAILTTLGGYNSNGLLKHLDYDLIRENPKFFCGYSDITALNNALYTKTGLVTYSGPHFSSFGMEKGLEYTTDYFLKCLTSNEPIEILPAETWSDDSWYMDQENREFIKNEGYVSIQEGEATGDIIGGNMSTFNLLQGTPYMPSLQDKILFLEEDSLTGKATLKTFDRYLHSLMQQPDFEHVKGIVIGRMQKGAECTIEDIQEMIASKPELAHIPIIANASFGHTTPIFTFPIGGRAKIISNKENSAITILTH, from the coding sequence ATGCTACCAACAAAATTAAAAAAAGGTGATGAAATAAGGATTATTTCACCATCTTGTAGTTTAAGTATTGTCTCAAATACGAACCGAGAGCTTGCTATAAAAAAATTAACCGACATGGGCTTTCAAGTTACATTCTCAAAATATGCTGATGAGATAGATCAATTTGCTTCCTCTTCTATTTCTTCACGCGTTCAAGATTTTCATGAAGCATTTAAAGACCCTAATGTAAAAGCAATTTTGACGACACTTGGAGGATACAACTCTAACGGTTTATTAAAACATCTCGATTACGATTTAATTCGAGAAAATCCGAAGTTTTTCTGTGGCTATTCTGATATTACTGCTTTAAATAACGCACTTTACACAAAAACGGGCTTAGTTACATATTCAGGTCCTCACTTCTCTTCATTCGGAATGGAAAAAGGGCTCGAGTATACGACTGATTACTTTTTAAAATGTTTAACTTCTAATGAACCTATTGAAATATTACCGGCTGAAACATGGAGCGATGATTCTTGGTATATGGATCAAGAAAATCGAGAATTTATTAAAAATGAAGGATATGTTTCAATTCAAGAAGGGGAAGCGACGGGAGATATTATTGGTGGTAATATGAGCACATTTAATTTACTGCAAGGTACACCATATATGCCAAGCTTACAGGACAAAATTTTATTTCTCGAAGAGGATAGTTTAACCGGAAAAGCTACCCTAAAAACTTTTGATCGATATTTACATTCTCTTATGCAGCAACCTGACTTTGAACATGTAAAAGGCATTGTTATAGGAAGAATGCAAAAAGGAGCAGAATGTACGATAGAAGACATTCAAGAAATGATTGCTTCAAAGCCTGAACTTGCACATATCCCTATCATTGCAAATGCAAGTTTCGGACATACAACTCCAATTTTTACTTTCCCAATTGGCGGGCGTGCAAAAATCATTTCTAATAAAGAAAATTCAGCTATCACCATTTTAACGCACTAA
- a CDS encoding PTS sugar transporter subunit IIC, which yields MAILQGLALLLVVLCLFTLFSYRAPYGMKAMGALANAAIASFLIEAFHRYIGGEMFHNDFLQSVGEASGSMSGVAAAILVALAIGVSPVYAVLIGIATSGFGILPGFFAGYVCAFVVKFLEKKLPAGVEFLAILFIAAPISRGMAMLMDPLVNATLGKIGSMISVATTESPIIMGIMLGGLITVISTSPLSSMALTAMLGLTGLPMAIGSLAVAASAPMNFIFFKRLKICSKKDTIAVAIEPLTQADVVSANPIPIYMTNFVGGALAGIITSLFQLVNNAPGTASPIPGLLVLFGFNDVIKVTIAAVLCGIVTTIVGYIGSIVFRKYPIRSADEIRGITSEEKVA from the coding sequence ATGGCTATCTTGCAAGGTTTAGCACTATTACTTGTTGTACTTTGTCTATTTACACTTTTCAGTTACCGTGCGCCTTACGGAATGAAAGCGATGGGTGCTTTAGCTAATGCAGCAATCGCAAGTTTTCTTATTGAAGCATTTCACCGTTATATAGGTGGAGAAATGTTTCATAATGACTTTTTACAATCAGTAGGAGAAGCTTCTGGTAGTATGAGCGGTGTCGCAGCGGCGATTTTAGTAGCATTAGCAATCGGCGTTTCACCCGTATACGCTGTTTTAATCGGTATCGCTACTAGTGGATTCGGTATTTTACCAGGATTTTTCGCTGGATACGTTTGTGCTTTCGTCGTGAAATTTCTCGAAAAGAAATTACCAGCTGGTGTAGAATTTTTAGCAATTCTATTTATTGCCGCACCAATTTCACGTGGAATGGCCATGCTTATGGATCCACTCGTTAACGCAACACTCGGTAAAATCGGTTCTATGATTTCAGTTGCAACTACAGAAAGTCCTATCATTATGGGGATTATGCTTGGTGGATTAATCACAGTTATTTCTACATCTCCACTAAGTTCTATGGCATTAACTGCAATGCTTGGATTAACTGGTTTACCAATGGCAATTGGTAGTCTTGCCGTAGCAGCTTCTGCCCCAATGAACTTCATTTTCTTTAAACGACTAAAAATCTGTTCAAAGAAAGATACAATCGCTGTGGCAATCGAGCCGTTAACACAAGCCGATGTTGTCTCAGCTAATCCAATTCCTATCTATATGACAAACTTTGTTGGCGGTGCGCTTGCCGGTATTATTACATCGCTATTCCAGCTCGTTAATAATGCGCCAGGAACAGCATCACCAATTCCAGGGCTTCTCGTCTTGTTCGGATTTAATGACGTTATAAAAGTAACGATCGCTGCTGTACTATGTGGAATCGTTACCACTATTGTCGGATACATCGGGTCTATTGTGTTCCGCAAATATCCGATCCGCTCTGCTGATGAAATTCGCGGCATTACTTCGGAAGAGAAAGTTGCATAA
- a CDS encoding YxeA family protein: MKLVIKVLAVFAIILGGTAYYLNTKTEGVHAFVDNFFSNKEIQDYYAVIDKSEKKDDEYLYTFKGYTEDGKLQVIKRMVNRELHTGAFIKIYAKGVQGKGWAEIPKESIPQKALQKIEKP, from the coding sequence ATGAAATTGGTAATTAAGGTTTTAGCTGTGTTCGCCATTATTTTAGGAGGAACAGCATATTATTTAAACACGAAAACAGAAGGTGTGCATGCTTTTGTAGACAACTTCTTTTCAAATAAAGAAATCCAAGATTATTATGCTGTTATAGATAAAAGTGAGAAAAAAGACGATGAATATTTGTATACATTTAAAGGGTATACAGAAGATGGAAAGCTACAAGTTATTAAAAGAATGGTGAACCGTGAATTGCATACGGGTGCTTTTATAAAAATTTATGCAAAAGGTGTGCAGGGAAAAGGGTGGGCTGAAATCCCGAAAGAATCAATCCCGCAAAAAGCGTTGCAAAAAATTGAAAAACCATAA
- the argS gene encoding arginine--tRNA ligase → MNSLEQVKGLIKEEIQAAVLKAELATEEQIPNVVLESPKDKTNGDFSTNMAMQLARVAKKAPRMIAEELVANFDKAKASIEKIEIAGPGFINFYMDNSYLTDLIPTIVNAGEAYGETNTGKGEKVQIEFVSANPTGDLHLGHARGAAVGDTLCNVLAKAGYDVSREYYINDAGNQIHNLALSVEARYMQALGLEKEMPEDGYHGADIIGIGKRLAEEFGDRYAKADAEESYEFYRSYGLKYELAKLQKDLESFRVNFDVWFSETSLYKNGKIDQALAVLKERDEIFEEGGATWFRSMTYGDDKNRVLIKNDGSYTYLTPDIAYHRDKLERGFDKLINIWGADHHGYIPRMKAAIQALGYDKDTLEVEIIQMVQLYQNGEKMKMSKRTGKAVTLRELMEEVGVDAMRYFFAMRSGDSHLDFDMDLAVSKSNENPVYYAQYAHARVCSILRQGEELGLATGGDVNYKLVTSEKEVELLKKLGEFPAVVADAAQKRLPHRITSYAFELAAALHSFYNAEKVLNQDNLELSKARYELMKAVRTTLQNALAIVGVSAPEKM, encoded by the coding sequence ATGAATTCTTTAGAACAAGTAAAAGGATTGATTAAAGAAGAAATTCAAGCTGCTGTATTAAAGGCAGAATTAGCAACAGAAGAACAAATTCCAAACGTTGTATTAGAATCTCCAAAAGATAAAACAAATGGTGACTTCTCTACAAATATGGCAATGCAACTTGCACGCGTTGCGAAAAAAGCACCTCGTATGATTGCAGAAGAATTAGTTGCAAACTTCGATAAAGCAAAAGCTTCTATTGAAAAAATTGAAATCGCTGGTCCTGGTTTCATTAACTTCTACATGGATAATAGCTACTTAACAGACTTAATCCCAACAATTGTAAACGCGGGTGAAGCATACGGTGAAACGAATACTGGTAAAGGTGAAAAAGTACAAATTGAGTTCGTATCTGCGAATCCAACAGGCGATCTTCACTTAGGACATGCACGTGGTGCGGCAGTAGGTGACACTTTATGTAACGTATTAGCAAAAGCAGGATACGATGTATCTCGTGAGTACTACATTAATGATGCTGGTAACCAAATTCATAACTTAGCTCTTTCTGTTGAAGCTCGTTACATGCAAGCTTTAGGTTTAGAGAAAGAAATGCCAGAAGACGGTTACCATGGTGCGGACATCATTGGAATCGGCAAACGTTTAGCTGAAGAATTTGGTGATCGTTATGCAAAAGCTGATGCAGAAGAAAGCTATGAATTCTATCGTTCATACGGTTTGAAATATGAGTTAGCAAAACTTCAAAAAGACTTAGAAAGCTTCCGTGTTAACTTCGATGTGTGGTTCTCAGAAACATCATTATACAAAAACGGAAAAATTGATCAGGCTCTTGCTGTATTAAAAGAGCGTGACGAAATCTTTGAAGAAGGCGGAGCAACTTGGTTCCGTTCAATGACTTACGGTGACGATAAAAACCGTGTATTAATTAAAAACGACGGCTCTTACACATACTTAACGCCAGATATCGCTTACCACCGTGATAAATTAGAGCGTGGTTTCGATAAGCTAATCAACATTTGGGGTGCTGACCATCACGGTTACATTCCTCGTATGAAAGCTGCTATTCAAGCGCTTGGTTACGATAAAGACACTCTTGAAGTAGAAATCATTCAAATGGTACAACTGTACCAAAATGGTGAAAAAATGAAGATGAGTAAGCGTACAGGTAAAGCAGTTACACTTCGTGAGCTTATGGAAGAAGTAGGCGTGGACGCAATGCGTTACTTCTTCGCAATGCGTAGCGGTGATTCTCATTTAGACTTCGATATGGACTTAGCTGTATCAAAATCTAATGAAAACCCAGTATACTATGCACAATATGCACATGCTCGTGTATGCAGTATCCTTCGTCAAGGTGAAGAGTTAGGATTAGCTACAGGCGGAGACGTGAATTACAAACTTGTTACTTCTGAGAAAGAAGTAGAGTTACTGAAAAAACTTGGTGAATTCCCAGCTGTAGTAGCGGATGCAGCACAAAAACGTCTGCCACACCGCATTACAAGCTATGCATTTGAATTAGCAGCAGCATTACACAGCTTCTACAATGCAGAAAAAGTATTAAACCAAGATAACTTAGAATTAAGTAAAGCTCGTTACGAATTAATGAAAGCCGTACGCACTACACTTCAAAATGCACTAGCAATCGTAGGAGTATCTGCACCAGAAAAAATGTAA
- a CDS encoding DUF1934 domain-containing protein, protein MKKQLAGLPVHVHFVTEIREGARKETVAFEANGQYYVKGQGTYITFQEPNEQGEVKTIIKIQDEQVLIMRSGAISMRQTHVKGEWTTGTYTSELGTFALQTKTDNVLFKWSDEKKKGQLFLTYALLLSEQEAGRYTITINLKEAK, encoded by the coding sequence GTGAAGAAACAACTTGCAGGCTTGCCAGTACACGTTCATTTCGTAACAGAAATCCGTGAAGGGGCGAGGAAGGAAACCGTTGCTTTTGAAGCAAATGGTCAATACTATGTAAAAGGTCAAGGTACATATATAACATTCCAAGAGCCGAACGAACAAGGCGAAGTGAAAACAATTATTAAAATTCAAGATGAACAAGTTCTCATTATGCGTTCAGGTGCTATTTCTATGCGTCAGACGCATGTGAAAGGTGAATGGACAACTGGTACGTATACGAGTGAACTTGGTACGTTTGCATTGCAAACGAAAACTGATAACGTTCTTTTTAAATGGTCGGATGAAAAGAAAAAAGGACAACTCTTCTTAACGTACGCATTGCTTCTAAGTGAACAAGAAGCTGGCAGATATACAATTACAATTAATTTGAAGGAGGCAAAATAA